A genomic region of Ignavibacteriota bacterium contains the following coding sequences:
- the murA gene encoding UDP-N-acetylglucosamine 1-carboxyvinyltransferase, translated as MDKFVIHGGNPLKGSVEISGAKNSALALMPAVLLNNGKNVIDNIPEVNDIYTMSKLLNQLGVKSEFLGKQIVLDSSKITSQTAPYEHVKKMRASVYVLGPLLSKYGVAKVSMPGGCAWGPRPINLHLEAMKKLGAEIDLEEGYIIAKAKKLKGARLNFDISSVGATGNALMAAVLAKGETIITNAAAEPEITQLAQFLISMGAKIEGIGSNILEIQGVNDLSSAEVNNIPDRIETGTLLIAAAMTKGKIKLKNANSKHLNLVIQKLEDSGVKLSYNNNILSIDASNFEAKSVDVTTGVYPGFPTDMQAQWTTYMAIVDGSSKVTDTIYLDRFKHIPELIRLGANIEVIGNSAIIHGVNKLKGATVMSTDLRASASLVLAGLVAEGTTEVLRIYHLDRGYERIEEKLCKLGARIERVKTQEF; from the coding sequence ATGGATAAATTTGTAATTCATGGCGGAAATCCATTAAAAGGATCTGTAGAAATTAGCGGAGCAAAAAACTCGGCTTTGGCGTTAATGCCTGCAGTTCTTTTAAACAACGGAAAAAATGTAATAGATAATATCCCGGAAGTCAATGATATTTATACTATGTCAAAACTTCTTAATCAGCTTGGTGTTAAATCTGAATTTTTAGGTAAGCAAATTGTTTTAGATTCATCTAAAATAACTTCACAAACCGCACCATATGAACACGTTAAAAAAATGAGAGCTTCGGTTTATGTTCTAGGTCCGTTATTATCAAAATACGGAGTTGCAAAAGTTTCTATGCCTGGCGGATGCGCTTGGGGTCCGAGACCAATAAATCTTCATCTTGAAGCAATGAAAAAACTCGGCGCCGAAATTGACTTGGAAGAAGGATATATAATTGCAAAAGCTAAAAAGCTAAAGGGAGCACGACTTAATTTTGATATTTCTTCTGTTGGTGCAACCGGAAATGCGCTGATGGCAGCTGTTTTGGCAAAAGGGGAAACTATAATTACTAACGCGGCAGCCGAACCTGAAATAACTCAGTTAGCACAATTTTTAATTTCTATGGGTGCAAAAATTGAAGGAATCGGGTCAAATATTTTAGAAATTCAAGGAGTTAACGATCTTTCAAGTGCCGAAGTTAACAATATTCCGGATAGAATTGAAACAGGTACTTTGTTAATTGCGGCGGCAATGACCAAAGGAAAAATAAAATTAAAAAATGCAAATTCAAAACACCTGAATTTAGTTATTCAAAAACTTGAGGACAGCGGGGTTAAATTAAGTTATAACAATAATATTTTGTCAATTGATGCAAGTAATTTTGAGGCTAAAAGTGTTGATGTTACAACCGGAGTTTATCCGGGTTTTCCAACTGACATGCAGGCTCAGTGGACAACATATATGGCAATTGTAGATGGCTCTTCCAAAGTTACAGATACAATATATTTAGATAGGTTTAAACATATCCCAGAACTAATTAGATTAGGTGCTAATATTGAAGTGATTGGAAACAGCGCGATAATTCACGGCGTAAATAAATTAAAAGGAGCAACTGTCATGTCAACTGATTTACGTGCAAGCGCTTCTTTGGTTTTAGCGGGTTTGGTTGCCGAGGGAACTACAGAAGTTCTTAGAATTTATCACCTTGACCGAGGATATGAACGTATTGAAGAAAAATTATGTAAATTGGGAGCACGAATAGAAAGAGTTAAAACGCAAGAATTTTAG
- the tig gene encoding trigger factor codes for METKINILNNTEHEIEVNFSYDEIKTEIETAYQAERKKIAMPGFRKGKVPIAMLKKAYGDAIEYKASEDIANNKFWEIVKEQNLKPLSMPQMTALDFEINKYLNFKVKYEVKPTLDLKDYTNQEIEKPVFKVNSEDIEAEVNNLLKSKASFENADEVTDNTYKITVDLQRTDADGNDIEGNKSSNIVIDLSDNKVNENIVKNAQGKKLGENFKFSFVDEHMHGDHKHVEEFNYNADIKKIEKIVLPEITEDLVLQISGKKAKTINELKEVTKSNYENYYNDQSTRIFENTLLEQIVKNNDFEPSKSYVEIILNRMIENEKQYAKQYKTPIPNDEILRTNLRPKAEWNAKWQIILENIAEKEKIEVTENELEEMAKEESEKINIPVDKLIKYYKDSNRLETMVEEKVIKFLKENNKIKEVDPTVKNENSAKDSENKHEDVH; via the coding sequence TTGGAAACAAAAATCAATATTTTAAATAACACTGAACATGAAATTGAAGTTAATTTTTCTTATGATGAAATAAAAACCGAAATTGAAACTGCATATCAAGCAGAAAGAAAAAAAATTGCTATGCCCGGATTCAGAAAAGGCAAAGTTCCAATCGCGATGCTTAAAAAAGCATATGGCGATGCAATTGAATATAAAGCGAGTGAAGATATTGCAAATAACAAATTTTGGGAAATTGTAAAAGAACAAAATCTGAAACCTTTAAGTATGCCGCAAATGACGGCTTTGGATTTTGAAATTAATAAATATTTAAATTTTAAAGTAAAATACGAAGTAAAACCAACTTTAGATTTAAAAGATTATACTAATCAAGAAATTGAAAAGCCAGTCTTTAAAGTAAATAGTGAAGACATTGAAGCTGAAGTTAACAACCTGCTGAAATCAAAAGCAAGTTTTGAAAACGCCGATGAAGTTACCGATAACACCTATAAAATTACTGTTGATCTTCAAAGGACAGATGCTGATGGCAATGATATTGAAGGAAACAAAAGCTCAAATATTGTAATCGATTTAAGCGACAATAAAGTTAATGAAAATATTGTAAAAAATGCACAAGGTAAAAAGCTTGGAGAAAATTTCAAATTTTCATTTGTTGACGAGCATATGCACGGAGATCATAAACACGTAGAAGAATTTAATTATAATGCAGATATTAAAAAAATTGAAAAAATTGTTTTACCTGAGATTACTGAAGATTTGGTTTTGCAGATATCAGGTAAAAAAGCCAAAACTATTAATGAATTAAAAGAAGTTACAAAATCCAATTATGAAAATTACTATAATGATCAATCAACAAGGATTTTTGAAAACACACTTCTTGAGCAAATTGTTAAAAATAATGATTTTGAACCTTCGAAAAGCTATGTAGAAATAATTCTAAATAGAATGATTGAAAATGAAAAACAATATGCCAAACAATATAAAACACCGATTCCAAATGATGAAATACTCAGAACAAATTTAAGACCTAAAGCCGAATGGAACGCTAAATGGCAAATTATTTTAGAAAATATAGCCGAAAAAGAAAAAATTGAAGTTACCGAAAATGAACTTGAAGAAATGGCAAAAGAAGAATCTGAAAAAATAAATATTCCAGTGGATAAACTTATTAAGTATTATAAAGATTCAAATAGATTAGAAACTATGGTTGAAGAAAAAGTTATAAAATTCTTAAAAGAAAACAATAAAATTAAAGAAGTTGATCCAACTGTTAAAAATGAAAACTCAGCTAAAGATTCAGAAAATAAACACGAAGATGTTCATTAA
- a CDS encoding DPP IV N-terminal domain-containing protein gives MNLKNLILSLLISVSVIFPQKKNLTIEEVVFNSTNKLAPKTLKQLSWIPNSENVSYVDGDSILIELKINNNIKTNLISNSDIKNILSNSILNYQIKNFPNIKWLNKDEFTFWINNYLVCINHNTKTYKILNKVLDNAENIETSNNNIFAAFTVENNLFASIDSNKIVQITNEENKNIVSGQTVSRSEFGIEDGIFWSPKNNYLAFYQKDESNVTNYPLVEIGDAPAKLKNIKYPMAGQKSEIVKIGVYNFSNGKITWLQTGGPDDQYLTCVTWDPTEKFIFTAHLNRDQNQLKLVKYDAQTGKQLQILFEETDKEYVEPQNELYFLQNNPERFIWFSQRDNWNHLYLYNVNGKLLRQLTKGNWVVKDILGYNEKNESIFFTSTKDSPIEDNVYKLNINNGQIKKITEEKANHKLKYNSSNNLFIDTYSSLEIPSVTNIIDENGKKVAVINKSENPIAEYNFSKPKIFTIKDNNKTDLYCRMILPVDFDPSKKYPVIVYVYGGPHAQLVTNSWYFGRYDFWFQYMAEKGYIIFTLDNKGSANRGLEFEQAIFRNLGTIEIQYQLLGIEYLKSLNYVDKERIGVYGWSYGGFMTTSLMLRTNNTFKVGVGGGAVIDWKFYEIMYGERYMDTPESNPEGYEKASLLNYVENLNGKLLLVHGTSDPTVVWENTLEFAKKAANLNVPLDYFPYVGHGHGVVGKDALHLYTKISQYFIDNL, from the coding sequence ATGAATCTAAAAAATTTAATTTTATCTCTATTAATATCGGTTTCAGTAATTTTTCCACAGAAGAAAAATTTGACAATCGAAGAGGTTGTATTTAATTCCACAAATAAACTCGCGCCAAAAACTTTAAAGCAGTTAAGCTGGATTCCAAATTCTGAAAATGTAAGTTATGTTGATGGAGATTCTATTTTAATTGAACTTAAAATTAACAATAATATCAAAACTAATTTAATAAGCAACTCTGATATTAAAAATATTTTAAGTAATTCTATCTTAAATTATCAAATCAAAAACTTCCCGAATATAAAATGGTTAAATAAAGATGAGTTCACTTTTTGGATCAATAATTATTTGGTTTGCATAAATCACAATACCAAAACATATAAGATTTTAAATAAAGTTTTAGATAACGCGGAAAATATTGAAACTTCGAACAATAATATTTTTGCCGCTTTTACGGTTGAAAACAATCTTTTTGCTTCAATCGATTCAAATAAAATAGTTCAAATTACCAATGAAGAAAATAAAAACATTGTAAGCGGACAAACCGTTAGCAGGTCTGAATTCGGAATTGAAGATGGAATTTTTTGGTCGCCTAAAAATAATTATTTGGCATTTTACCAAAAAGATGAATCTAATGTTACAAATTATCCCCTAGTTGAAATTGGCGATGCCCCGGCAAAACTGAAGAATATTAAATATCCAATGGCAGGACAAAAATCTGAAATTGTGAAAATCGGTGTTTATAATTTTTCAAACGGTAAAATTACCTGGCTTCAAACTGGCGGACCTGACGATCAGTATTTGACTTGCGTAACTTGGGATCCAACGGAAAAATTTATTTTTACAGCCCATTTAAATAGAGATCAAAATCAATTAAAATTGGTAAAATATGATGCTCAAACCGGAAAACAGCTTCAAATTTTATTTGAAGAAACAGACAAAGAATATGTAGAACCGCAAAACGAACTTTATTTTCTTCAAAATAATCCTGAAAGGTTTATATGGTTCTCTCAAAGAGACAACTGGAATCATCTTTATTTATATAATGTAAACGGTAAACTACTAAGGCAGTTGACAAAAGGAAATTGGGTAGTTAAAGATATTTTAGGATATAATGAAAAAAATGAATCCATATTTTTTACATCAACCAAAGATTCACCGATTGAGGATAATGTTTATAAATTGAATATTAATAACGGTCAAATAAAAAAAATAACCGAAGAAAAAGCCAATCACAAATTGAAATACAATTCATCTAACAATTTATTTATAGATACATATTCAAGTTTAGAAATACCTTCAGTTACAAACATTATAGATGAAAACGGAAAAAAGGTTGCCGTAATAAACAAAAGTGAAAATCCAATTGCAGAATATAATTTCAGCAAACCTAAAATATTTACAATAAAGGATAATAATAAAACTGACTTGTATTGCAGAATGATACTTCCTGTAGATTTTGATCCATCTAAAAAATATCCCGTAATTGTTTATGTTTATGGCGGTCCGCATGCTCAATTGGTAACAAATTCTTGGTACTTTGGTCGTTATGATTTTTGGTTTCAATATATGGCGGAAAAAGGTTATATAATTTTTACTTTAGATAATAAAGGTTCGGCAAACAGAGGTCTAGAGTTTGAACAGGCAATTTTTAGAAATCTTGGAACTATTGAAATTCAGTACCAGCTATTGGGAATTGAATACCTTAAAAGCTTAAACTATGTTGATAAAGAAAGAATTGGTGTCTACGGTTGGAGTTATGGCGGATTTATGACAACGTCTTTGATGTTGAGAACAAATAATACATTCAAAGTAGGTGTAGGCGGAGGCGCGGTTATTGACTGGAAATTTTATGAAATTATGTACGGTGAAAGATATATGGATACACCCGAATCAAATCCCGAAGGATACGAAAAAGCAAGTCTACTAAATTATGTTGAAAATTTAAATGGGAAATTATTATTGGTTCATGGGACTTCAGATCCTACAGTTGTTTGGGAAAATACTTTGGAATTTGCCAAGAAAGCCGCAAACTTGAATGTGCCTCTTGATTATTTTCCATATGTGGGACATGGTCACGGTGTTGTAGGAAAAGATGCTTTACACCTCTACACTAAAATTTCACAATATTTTATTGATAATCTTTAA
- the clpP gene encoding ATP-dependent Clp endopeptidase proteolytic subunit ClpP, with protein MSGKTYNTLIPYVIEQSGRGERGMDIFSRLLRERIIFLGEAIDDHIASVVIAQLLFLEAEDHEKDINLYINSPGGSVSAGLAIYDTMQFIKPDVSTNCVGMAASMGAVLLAGGAQNKRFALPHSKIMIHQPWVGGLQGQTTDIEIHAKEMIKTRDKLYKILANHTGKSTEQIMKDCDRDYYMTAAEAVDYKIIDKVHERRKMLNENEKK; from the coding sequence ATGTCAGGAAAAACATATAACACATTAATTCCTTATGTAATTGAACAATCCGGTCGCGGGGAACGTGGAATGGATATTTTTTCTCGTTTACTGCGTGAAAGAATTATTTTTTTAGGTGAAGCGATTGACGATCATATTGCGAGCGTAGTAATTGCACAATTACTTTTTTTAGAAGCCGAAGATCACGAAAAGGACATAAATTTATATATAAATTCTCCAGGCGGAAGTGTTTCTGCTGGGTTGGCAATCTACGACACAATGCAATTCATTAAACCCGACGTTTCAACTAACTGCGTTGGAATGGCTGCCAGTATGGGAGCCGTTTTGCTGGCAGGCGGAGCTCAAAATAAAAGATTTGCTCTACCTCACTCAAAAATAATGATCCATCAGCCTTGGGTTGGCGGTTTGCAAGGACAAACTACCGATATAGAAATTCACGCAAAAGAGATGATTAAAACGCGCGATAAATTGTATAAAATTTTGGCAAATCATACGGGCAAAAGCACCGAGCAAATTATGAAAGACTGTGATAGAGATTATTATATGACTGCGGCAGAAGCTGTTGATTATAAAATAATCGATAAAGTACATGAACGAAGAAAAATGTTAAACGAAAATGAAAAAAAGTAA